GCCGTCACCCCGGGCGAGGTCATGGCAACGGTCAAGGTCCGCCTGACCGGCGGCCAGGACCTCACCGCGGCGATCACCCGGGAGGCGGCCGACGACCTCGGCCTCGGCACCGGGTCGGCCGTACGCGCGCTGGTGAAGTCGACGGAGGTCTCCCTCGCCACCGCCCCGGTCGAGGGCCTGTCGATCCGCAACCAACTCCCGGGCACGGTCACCGACATCGCCACCGGCGGCGCCATGGCCACCGTCAGGATCGGCATCGAGGACGGCGAGCTGACCGCCGCGATCACCAACGACGCGGTCACCGACCTCGGCCTCTCGACGGGCGTCCCGGTGGTCGCCCTGATCAAGTCGACCGAGGTCGCCCTGGCGAGTGCCTGAACCCGGCGACTACCTGAACCCGGAACCATCCAAACCCGGCGACCACCCGAACGCCTCTGTCCGCGCCGCGTCTCAGTCCTCGTACGCGTCCAGCGGCGGGCAGGAGCAGACCAGGTTCCGGTCACCGAAGGCCTGGTCGATACGGCGCACCGGCGGCCAGTACTTGTCCGCGGCCGAGACACCGGCCGGGAAGACGGCCTCCTCGCGCGGGTACGCGTGCTCCCACTCCCCGCCCAGCGCGGCGGCGGTGTGCGGGGCACCCCGCAGCGGGTTGTCGTCTGCGGGCCACTCCCCGGAGCCGACCTTCTCGATCTCCGCGCGGATGGCGATCATGGCCTCGCAGAACCGGTCCAGCTCGATCAGGTCCTCGGACTCGGTCGGCTCGATCATCAGCGTGCCGGCCACCGGGAAGGACATCGTCGGCGCGTGGAACCCGTAGTCGATGAGCCTCTTGGCGACGTCGTCGACGCTCACGCCGGTCGCCTTGGTCAGCGGCCGCAGGTCGATGATGCACTCGTGCGCGACCAGCC
The nucleotide sequence above comes from Streptomyces sp. NL15-2K. Encoded proteins:
- a CDS encoding TOBE domain-containing protein — translated: MSLSIRNQLPGTVAAVTPGEVMATVKVRLTGGQDLTAAITREAADDLGLGTGSAVRALVKSTEVSLATAPVEGLSIRNQLPGTVTDIATGGAMATVRIGIEDGELTAAITNDAVTDLGLSTGVPVVALIKSTEVALASA